One stretch of Chryseobacterium sp. LJ668 DNA includes these proteins:
- the porV gene encoding type IX secretion system outer membrane channel protein PorV: MNLTTKLLLGIGFSAGFLGYAQDLSQVRPVLTGAPFLRIAPDARSGGMGDQGVVTSPDAFSQFWNAAKYPFSRTSSSVGINYTPYMGKLTNDVFLLYGAFHKFIGQEERSTISASIYYFNMGEVDLTSLVGNEVTSNGTSKPNEFSIDVAYALKFSDSFSGAVTGRFIRSDLAGGFNTDTTIKPANSFAIDVSAYYTSPRFSSFGGYDGKLNGGFSISNLGPKLDYTGNEESRSYLPTMARLGIGYDMYLDDVNRVGLSLEGSKILVPGSEFVGNDPNTRQPIYAVPNVGVMSGIGKSFKNPESIMYSGALEYSYDNAFAVRGGYFHESDVQGARQFATAGIGLKYRSFGLDISYLINMSKINTALDNTLRFGLTWNIGDETSNVDN, from the coding sequence ATGAATTTAACTACTAAACTGCTTTTGGGGATTGGTTTTAGTGCTGGGTTTTTAGGCTATGCACAGGATTTGAGTCAGGTGAGACCTGTTTTAACCGGAGCTCCTTTTCTTAGAATTGCACCTGATGCAAGATCCGGAGGTATGGGAGATCAGGGGGTCGTTACTTCCCCGGATGCTTTTTCTCAATTCTGGAATGCTGCAAAATATCCTTTTAGCAGAACAAGTTCTTCTGTGGGTATCAACTACACACCATACATGGGGAAACTTACAAATGATGTATTCTTATTGTATGGAGCTTTCCATAAATTTATAGGTCAGGAAGAAAGATCTACAATTTCTGCAAGTATTTATTATTTCAATATGGGTGAGGTAGACCTTACCTCATTAGTAGGTAACGAAGTTACTTCTAACGGTACTTCAAAACCCAATGAATTCTCGATTGATGTAGCTTACGCGCTGAAATTTTCAGATTCTTTCTCAGGAGCTGTTACCGGTAGATTCATACGTTCAGATTTGGCCGGAGGATTCAACACAGATACCACTATTAAACCCGCAAATTCATTCGCAATAGATGTTTCTGCATACTACACTTCACCGAGATTTTCAAGTTTTGGAGGGTATGATGGTAAATTAAATGGAGGTTTTTCAATAAGCAATTTAGGTCCGAAATTAGACTATACCGGAAACGAAGAATCAAGATCCTATCTTCCTACTATGGCAAGATTAGGGATTGGTTATGACATGTATCTGGATGATGTAAACAGAGTTGGCTTGAGTCTGGAAGGTTCAAAAATATTAGTGCCGGGTTCAGAATTCGTAGGAAATGACCCAAACACAAGACAGCCGATCTATGCAGTGCCCAACGTAGGAGTAATGTCAGGAATTGGTAAATCTTTCAAAAATCCTGAATCCATTATGTATAGCGGTGCTTTAGAATATTCTTATGATAATGCGTTTGCTGTACGAGGAGGTTATTTCCACGAAAGTGATGTGCAGGGAGCAAGACAATTTGCAACTGCCGGTATCGGATTAAAATACCGTTCTTTTGGATTGGATATCTCTTATCTCATCAATATGTCTAAAATCAATACTGCACTTGATAACACGTTGCGTTTCGGACTTACCTGGAACATCGGTGACGAAACTTCTAATGTAGATAACTAA
- the porU gene encoding type IX secretion system sortase PorU translates to MRLKTTLFFIFALISTTWAQRVSIEWDGAKIEDFGDVKKNLPNFKNEGFSFSQNNVFILNKQKIGENQLKVSNLVWEAISNKDLFDLNKDLLPDNDIADINYYYLEGERFANINVGLFKNINGRIQRLSSFEITPSNLPVNFSAQKVGTTVNPLSTGGFYKIKVDKSGIFKITTQFLKDIGINPSNVNPKNFRIYGNGGIMLPEHNQDVKYSALQENSIQVVGEDDGVWNDADYALFYAQGPNGYNLYNISNGNGFKRNETRSDDSENVKNIYEDFSYYYINYDKGAGKRVQNVDLNLPATAPITRYDEYQVINNDQKNLLKVGRIWVEDQSFSTEKTITFTLNSPIQGSDLIRYRTQVVGYKSQQNNVAFTINNQNPVTLDVPPNASGYAYDFFPLRYKGTISSLSGNQIIFKYNPNIATNPNGAFHLDYVEVQYREDLKFNGSQMNFRDFSLQSGSNTTYGFSISSTANMEQVWDVTDITNANRRVNKAGGSGTFNFAYNTANPDFNNEFVAFRADAAFSPQFVERINNQNLSALQNVDYLIITTPEMMSQAQRLANYHQTKNNYNVQIVDATKIYNEFGSGSRDLTAIRDFVTKLNTPLGSLKYVFILGDASYDYKNRVPNNSNIVSSYQSEDSGDFVSSFVTDDYIVMTKPQTTTFITNNLPDLPVGRIPAANPTEAGNMMDKTMAYYNSLSGQSTPFGEWRMKLDFVVDDDNDGGVPFHTVMNNTLQSTFEIPANTTLKEYNVRKLYLDAFQAQSTAGGQRYPQVNQAISNDLGNSLYLFYLGHGGINGWAQERVFTLDEIQNANNFSNVYSRFPFVSTITCEFTLWDEPGTASAGEQLMKLKQGGAAAMITSSRAVGVGYGLDFTNLYTKDIFKLVGDDFLPIGDTHLNAKKTRGADPNHLKVNLLGDPAMKLSRPKRLLVIDGIETPVPGLIRGLDFVKITGHINNANGTTNTTFNGRVVINIFDKRLNKTTLNNDGGLTPVLNYTEEGSAIVKASGTAVNGVFKVEFYVPKDINYAVGEGRLLGYADNKSIDVFNNQSVQVGDINPNGINDNEPPKVKLYMNNTNFANGGITNQSPMLLACVTDDTGINSTGSGIGHDITVYLDGQIINTVVLNDFFASGEGNGCLSPSLADYQKGNVTYPFRNLSLGQHQLTFKVWDINNNSTTETLNFEVKDEADQHLVINRPLNWPNPFTNKTYIHFEHNCDDILDVNVQIYTITGKLVRTLSQPVVAEPFLQGFRTPRQAIEWDGKDDFGDTVAKGTYIFKIFAKSQNQEKCKGSATAVEKMVLLK, encoded by the coding sequence ATGAGACTAAAAACGACTCTATTCTTCATATTCGCTTTAATATCAACGACTTGGGCTCAAAGAGTTTCCATAGAATGGGACGGAGCAAAAATCGAAGACTTCGGCGATGTAAAAAAGAATCTTCCCAATTTTAAAAATGAAGGTTTTTCTTTCAGCCAAAATAATGTTTTCATCCTGAATAAGCAAAAAATAGGTGAAAATCAACTGAAAGTTTCTAATCTTGTTTGGGAAGCTATTTCAAATAAGGATTTATTCGACCTCAATAAAGATCTTTTACCCGATAACGATATTGCAGATATTAATTATTACTATCTGGAAGGTGAAAGATTTGCTAACATCAATGTTGGACTGTTTAAAAATATAAACGGAAGAATCCAAAGATTGTCTTCATTTGAAATTACTCCGTCCAATTTACCTGTAAATTTCAGTGCCCAAAAAGTAGGAACAACCGTAAACCCTTTATCAACAGGAGGTTTTTATAAAATTAAGGTTGATAAGTCGGGGATTTTCAAAATCACTACGCAATTTTTAAAAGATATAGGAATCAATCCATCAAACGTAAATCCTAAAAATTTCAGGATCTATGGAAATGGGGGAATTATGCTTCCGGAACACAATCAGGATGTGAAATACAGCGCCCTGCAAGAAAACTCTATACAGGTTGTTGGTGAAGATGACGGTGTCTGGAATGATGCTGATTATGCTTTGTTTTATGCTCAGGGTCCGAATGGTTATAATTTATACAATATATCAAACGGAAATGGGTTTAAAAGAAATGAAACCAGAAGTGACGACAGCGAAAATGTAAAAAATATATACGAAGATTTTTCTTACTACTATATCAATTACGATAAAGGTGCCGGTAAAAGAGTGCAAAATGTTGATTTAAATCTTCCTGCCACAGCTCCAATTACAAGATATGATGAGTATCAGGTAATTAACAACGATCAGAAAAATTTATTGAAGGTCGGGAGAATATGGGTTGAAGATCAGTCTTTTTCTACTGAAAAAACCATTACATTTACTCTGAATTCTCCAATACAGGGTTCCGACCTTATCAGATACAGGACACAAGTAGTAGGTTATAAATCTCAGCAAAATAATGTAGCTTTTACCATAAATAATCAAAATCCTGTTACATTAGATGTACCTCCGAACGCTTCAGGGTACGCGTACGATTTTTTTCCTTTACGCTATAAAGGTACAATTTCCAGTTTAAGTGGTAATCAGATTATCTTCAAATACAATCCTAATATTGCGACCAATCCTAATGGTGCTTTTCATCTTGATTATGTAGAGGTGCAATATAGAGAAGATCTTAAATTCAATGGAAGCCAGATGAATTTCCGGGATTTTTCTCTTCAGAGCGGATCAAATACCACGTATGGTTTTAGCATTTCTTCCACTGCAAATATGGAGCAGGTTTGGGATGTTACCGATATCACCAATGCAAACAGAAGAGTAAACAAAGCTGGAGGTTCGGGTACATTTAATTTTGCTTACAATACTGCAAATCCTGATTTTAATAATGAATTTGTAGCCTTCCGGGCAGATGCAGCATTTAGTCCGCAGTTTGTGGAAAGAATCAATAATCAAAATCTTTCTGCATTACAGAATGTAGATTACCTGATTATCACTACACCTGAAATGATGTCTCAAGCACAGAGACTGGCCAATTATCATCAGACAAAAAATAATTATAACGTACAGATTGTAGACGCCACAAAAATTTATAATGAATTTGGAAGCGGAAGCAGAGATCTTACAGCAATCAGAGATTTTGTAACAAAACTCAACACTCCTCTCGGAAGCTTAAAATATGTTTTTATTTTAGGAGATGCATCATATGATTATAAAAACAGGGTTCCAAATAATTCAAATATTGTTTCAAGTTATCAGAGTGAAGATTCGGGTGATTTTGTAAGCTCATTTGTTACCGATGATTATATTGTGATGACAAAACCTCAGACAACCACATTCATTACAAATAATTTACCTGACCTTCCTGTGGGAAGAATTCCAGCGGCAAATCCTACCGAAGCTGGAAATATGATGGATAAAACAATGGCCTACTACAACTCATTATCCGGCCAGTCTACGCCATTCGGAGAATGGAGAATGAAACTTGATTTTGTTGTTGATGACGATAATGACGGCGGAGTTCCGTTCCATACAGTCATGAATAATACACTACAAAGCACATTTGAAATTCCTGCAAATACAACGCTTAAAGAATATAACGTTCGAAAATTATATCTGGATGCTTTTCAGGCTCAAAGTACAGCGGGTGGACAAAGATATCCTCAGGTCAATCAGGCAATTTCGAATGACTTAGGAAACAGCCTTTACCTTTTTTACCTCGGACATGGTGGAATTAATGGTTGGGCGCAGGAAAGGGTTTTCACTTTAGATGAAATTCAGAATGCCAATAACTTTTCTAATGTATACAGCAGATTTCCTTTTGTATCTACCATTACCTGTGAATTTACACTTTGGGATGAGCCGGGAACCGCATCTGCAGGAGAACAGTTAATGAAACTAAAACAAGGTGGAGCAGCTGCCATGATTACTTCAAGCCGTGCTGTAGGTGTGGGATACGGACTTGATTTTACAAACCTCTACACCAAAGATATTTTTAAATTGGTAGGTGACGACTTTTTGCCAATAGGTGATACACATCTTAACGCAAAAAAAACAAGAGGTGCAGATCCCAATCACCTTAAGGTAAATCTTTTAGGAGATCCCGCAATGAAATTGAGCAGACCTAAAAGATTATTAGTAATTGACGGAATTGAAACTCCAGTTCCGGGTTTGATCAGAGGACTGGATTTTGTAAAAATTACAGGCCATATCAACAATGCCAACGGAACTACGAATACAACATTCAACGGAAGAGTGGTCATTAATATTTTCGATAAAAGATTAAACAAAACAACCTTAAATAATGATGGTGGACTTACTCCTGTTTTAAATTATACAGAAGAAGGAAGTGCGATTGTAAAAGCTTCAGGAACTGCGGTTAACGGAGTTTTCAAAGTTGAGTTCTATGTCCCGAAAGATATCAACTATGCAGTGGGTGAAGGAAGATTGCTGGGATATGCTGATAATAAATCGATTGATGTTTTTAACAATCAGTCAGTTCAGGTAGGTGACATCAACCCTAATGGAATCAATGATAATGAGCCGCCAAAAGTAAAATTGTACATGAACAATACGAATTTTGCAAATGGTGGAATTACAAACCAAAGTCCAATGCTTTTAGCCTGCGTAACAGACGATACAGGAATAAATTCTACAGGTTCTGGTATTGGTCACGATATTACTGTATATTTGGACGGACAAATTATTAATACCGTAGTTTTAAATGACTTTTTCGCTTCAGGTGAAGGAAACGGATGTTTAAGTCCCAGTTTGGCAGATTACCAAAAAGGAAATGTAACATACCCTTTCAGGAACTTATCGTTAGGACAGCATCAGCTCACATTTAAAGTTTGGGACATAAACAATAATTCGACAACTGAAACGTTAAACTTTGAAGTTAAAGATGAAGCCGATCAGCATTTAGTAATCAACAGACCGCTAAACTGGCCAAATCCTTTTACGAATAAAACGTATATACATTTTGAGCACAATTGTGATGATATATTGGATGTAAATGTTCAAATTTATACGATTACAGGAAAATTAGTAAGAACATTAAGTCAGCCGGTAGTTGCAGAACCTTTCCTACAGGGCTTTAGAACGCCTCGCCAGGCAATAGAATGGGACGGAAAAGACGATTTTGGTGACACAGTAGCAAAAGGTACGTATATTTTTAAGATATTTGCAAAAAGCCAAAATCAAGAAAAATGTAAAGGAAGTGCTACAGCTGTAGAAAAAATGGTACTTTTGAAGTAA
- the gldJ gene encoding gliding motility lipoprotein GldJ, with product MKKLKLFSLIALSSTLALTSCGGSSTSKGGGTKKFVSKTGWKPNEKQGWFFAGKQQKQKGWPGMVYVEGGTFTMGLVKDDVMHDWNNSPRRMQVSSFFIGETEITNYEYREYLTWLKYVFPPSDPSFKEIYNGALPDTLLWDNKLSRNDLNETYFRDQNYDYYPVVGVSWTQANRYCEWLTDRANEKALMQAGIIAKDLYINESNNQGGTAFNMDKFKSNDPEMQGYINEQRLAQKSGMKTTNQRLLSANRSPSSAMVTKFRLPTEVEWEYAALGMEKNREYNSYTEKKPQIDRLRGTKGKDRGMILANFKQGRGDYSGLPGWKNDGAAQTSDVRQFPSNDIGVYGMFGNVSEWTADVYRPIIDEDANDFNYYRGNMPQAIVRNGDGTYKMVDEGTIKYDTLADGRLVYKNLPGQFERETIADYRNYRDGDRMSSLNYRNASDSSASYNMYNAPTTRFVVDGNGKVVLQKDTKERTSAMTNDIRVIKGGSWQDSAYWLDPGQRRYKNQASGYGWIGFRVAQDARVNDKSRTRR from the coding sequence ATGAAAAAACTAAAGTTGTTTTCATTAATAGCATTAAGTTCTACACTTGCATTAACCAGCTGTGGGGGGTCTAGTACCAGCAAAGGAGGCGGTACTAAAAAATTTGTCAGCAAGACAGGTTGGAAACCAAACGAAAAACAAGGTTGGTTTTTTGCAGGAAAGCAACAAAAGCAGAAAGGTTGGCCAGGAATGGTATATGTTGAAGGTGGAACTTTTACCATGGGATTAGTGAAAGATGATGTAATGCACGATTGGAATAACTCGCCTCGCAGAATGCAGGTAAGTTCATTCTTTATCGGTGAGACAGAAATTACTAACTACGAATACCGCGAATACCTTACATGGTTGAAGTATGTATTCCCTCCAAGTGATCCAAGTTTCAAGGAAATCTACAACGGTGCTTTACCTGATACTTTATTATGGGATAATAAATTATCTAGAAATGATCTTAACGAAACCTATTTCAGAGATCAGAACTATGATTATTACCCGGTAGTAGGTGTTTCTTGGACTCAGGCAAACAGATACTGTGAATGGTTGACAGACAGAGCGAACGAAAAAGCTTTAATGCAGGCAGGTATTATTGCAAAAGATTTGTATATCAACGAATCGAATAACCAAGGTGGAACCGCTTTCAACATGGATAAATTCAAATCGAATGATCCTGAAATGCAAGGCTACATCAATGAGCAGAGATTGGCACAAAAATCTGGTATGAAAACTACCAACCAAAGATTGCTTTCTGCCAACAGATCTCCTAGCTCGGCAATGGTTACTAAATTCAGACTTCCTACAGAAGTAGAATGGGAATATGCTGCTCTTGGAATGGAGAAAAATAGAGAGTATAACAGTTATACAGAGAAGAAACCGCAAATCGATAGACTTAGAGGTACTAAGGGTAAAGATAGAGGGATGATCTTGGCTAACTTCAAACAAGGTAGAGGTGATTATTCTGGACTACCTGGTTGGAAAAATGACGGTGCAGCACAGACTTCAGATGTAAGACAGTTCCCATCAAATGATATCGGTGTGTATGGTATGTTTGGAAACGTTTCTGAATGGACAGCTGATGTTTACAGACCAATCATTGATGAAGATGCAAACGATTTTAACTACTACAGAGGAAATATGCCTCAAGCTATCGTAAGAAACGGAGACGGAACTTACAAAATGGTAGACGAAGGTACTATTAAATATGACACATTAGCTGACGGAAGATTGGTTTACAAAAACCTTCCAGGTCAGTTCGAAAGAGAAACAATTGCTGATTACAGAAACTATAGAGATGGTGATAGAATGTCTTCACTGAATTATAGAAATGCTAGTGACTCTTCGGCTTCTTACAATATGTACAACGCTCCTACAACAAGATTCGTAGTTGACGGAAACGGAAAAGTAGTATTGCAGAAAGATACAAAAGAAAGAACATCCGCAATGACCAATGATATCAGAGTGATCAAAGGTGGTTCTTGGCAAGATTCTGCATATTGGCTGGATCCGGGACAGAGAAGATACAAAAACCAGGCTTCTGGTTATGGTTGGATCGGTTTCCGTGTAGCGCAAGATGCTAGAGTGAACGATAAATCTAGAACAAGAAGATAA
- a CDS encoding anhydro-N-acetylmuramic acid kinase has translation MSFQAIGLMSGTSLDGLDICFAKFEKQQAAWKFEILKAETIPYFKDLEDRLRNSIHLSAQELLELHSEYGFYLGKSVKNFIQKNNIENIDVIASHGHTVFHQPQKKFSLQIGDGRAIKIETRLPVVYDFRSQDVLLGGNGAPLVPVGDEFLFSEYDACLNLGGFSNISLKLKDRRIAFDIAPVNIILNKLAQNFNQDFDRNGDLARQGKLNGELLQKLNLLEFYSQSHPKSLGIEWCNENIFPLFRSFDAKDILATFTEHAAEQISKVFNVHQLKKILFTGGGTYNSYLIEKIKEKTKSEIIIPEKEIIDFKEALIFAFMGVLKITGEINVLSSATGSSHDHSSGIIA, from the coding sequence ATGAGTTTTCAAGCAATCGGGTTGATGTCCGGAACCAGCCTAGACGGTTTGGATATCTGTTTTGCAAAGTTTGAAAAACAACAAGCAGCCTGGAAATTTGAAATTTTAAAAGCCGAAACAATTCCTTATTTTAAAGATCTTGAAGATCGGCTACGAAATTCCATTCATTTATCTGCCCAAGAACTTCTCGAGCTTCATTCTGAATATGGATTCTACTTAGGAAAATCTGTTAAAAATTTCATTCAAAAAAATAATATTGAAAACATTGATGTCATCGCATCGCACGGTCATACTGTTTTCCATCAGCCTCAAAAAAAATTCAGCTTACAAATTGGTGACGGTAGAGCCATCAAAATTGAAACTCGTTTACCTGTGGTTTATGATTTTCGTTCACAAGACGTCTTACTGGGAGGAAACGGTGCTCCACTGGTTCCGGTTGGGGATGAATTTCTGTTTTCAGAATACGATGCATGTTTGAATCTCGGAGGATTTTCTAATATTTCATTAAAATTAAAAGACAGAAGAATCGCTTTTGATATTGCTCCGGTGAATATCATATTAAATAAATTAGCCCAAAACTTCAATCAAGATTTTGACAGAAACGGAGATTTAGCCAGACAAGGAAAATTGAATGGGGAATTATTGCAAAAACTAAATTTACTAGAATTTTACAGTCAATCTCATCCGAAATCCTTGGGAATTGAATGGTGCAACGAAAATATATTTCCTTTATTTAGAAGTTTTGATGCAAAAGATATTTTAGCAACATTTACCGAGCATGCAGCTGAACAGATATCAAAAGTTTTTAACGTACATCAATTAAAAAAAATACTTTTTACCGGTGGTGGAACTTATAATTCTTATTTGATTGAAAAAATAAAGGAAAAAACAAAATCAGAAATCATTATTCCTGAAAAGGAAATAATCGATTTTAAAGAAGCTTTAATTTTTGCTTTTATGGGCGTTCTAAAAATCACTGGTGAAATTAATGTTCTCTCTTCCGCCACCGGAAGCAGCCATGACCACAGCTCAGGAATTATTGCATAA
- the lptC gene encoding LPS export ABC transporter periplasmic protein LptC produces MNLISNISYKNIAYLFSCAIFFVFTSCEEDLTKQNGNRSKNFPSQIINNAKIIRRDSGFVTMKATAPIIEQYQLIDSPYTIARRGMKIEFFDKKNPKKPGNITAKYAKIYEYKQFYEAKGDVRILTSDGQRFATQSVYWDQKKNRIYTRDTVYTTTADGSVLVGANGMTAKDDFSEYTFYNNSGDLDISKTKIAESKK; encoded by the coding sequence ATGAATTTGATTTCAAACATATCATATAAAAATATAGCATACCTTTTTAGTTGTGCTATATTTTTTGTGTTTACATCCTGTGAAGAAGATCTTACGAAACAAAACGGAAATCGAAGTAAAAATTTCCCTTCACAAATTATCAATAATGCGAAAATCATCAGACGAGACTCAGGTTTTGTAACAATGAAAGCGACGGCTCCAATTATTGAACAATATCAACTGATCGATAGCCCATACACGATTGCAAGAAGAGGCATGAAAATAGAATTTTTCGATAAAAAAAATCCTAAAAAGCCCGGAAATATTACTGCAAAATATGCAAAAATATATGAATATAAGCAGTTCTACGAAGCAAAAGGAGATGTAAGGATACTCACAAGCGATGGACAGCGATTTGCTACTCAGAGCGTTTACTGGGATCAAAAAAAGAACAGAATTTATACAAGAGATACTGTCTATACAACGACTGCAGACGGATCTGTTTTGGTTGGTGCCAACGGAATGACAGCAAAAGATGATTTCTCAGAATATACTTTTTACAACAATTCCGGGGATCTTGATATCAGCAAGACCAAAATCGCAGAGTCTAAAAAATAA
- a CDS encoding SRPBCC family protein gives MNLEGRKIVVNKSSKELSELLKKPENYKDFMPDGLQKFESREDGFKFGLQGMPEIALKIDEVTEEKAVLTSASSSLDFALTATMKPLSENQTEVQMLFEGKFNPFIKMMVEKPLQNFINTLTDKIEAYK, from the coding sequence ATGAATTTAGAAGGACGAAAAATTGTTGTCAATAAATCATCTAAAGAGTTATCTGAGTTGTTAAAAAAACCTGAAAACTACAAAGATTTTATGCCAGACGGTCTTCAGAAGTTTGAAAGCAGAGAAGATGGGTTCAAATTCGGACTTCAGGGTATGCCCGAAATCGCCTTAAAGATCGATGAAGTAACCGAAGAAAAAGCAGTTTTGACATCTGCAAGCTCGAGTTTAGATTTCGCTCTTACCGCAACGATGAAGCCTCTTAGCGAGAATCAGACAGAAGTTCAGATGCTTTTTGAAGGAAAATTTAATCCTTTTATCAAAATGATGGTTGAAAAACCGCTTCAGAATTTCATCAATACTTTGACCGATAAGATTGAAGCTTATAAATAA
- a CDS encoding UDP-N-acetylmuramoyl-tripeptide--D-alanyl-D-alanine ligase — translation MNIEQFYPLFLQAEKVTIDSRKINLNDIFFAFSGANFNAATLAEKAISDGALAVIVEDDTFENKDQNVFYVPSTLEFLQNLAIHHRNQLKLPIIGLTGSNGKTTTKELIHAVLSQKYNVQYTYGNLNNHIGVPLTILSIKPEHEMAVIEMGANHQREIELLCTLAKPNLGYITNFGKAHLEGFGGFEGVIKGKSELYNYLKNNRQTILINENDQIQVEKTTDYNSKITFGKRTSDYFFEIFSDEHFVGLDYKNMKALSQLTGDYNFTNLCAAASLGLHFDVDFNQIKEAIQNYTPTNMRSQIVKKEGRTLVLDTYNANPSSMTASLYNFITFEGTKTIVIGDMLELGDDSVAEHQNILKTAHDLGFNEIITVGKHFKTVNDSSKSFENTAELIQYLSSNKIQSENVLLKASRGISLEKAIDFI, via the coding sequence ATGAACATAGAACAGTTTTATCCTTTATTTTTACAAGCTGAAAAAGTAACAATTGATAGTAGAAAAATTAATCTCAATGATATTTTCTTTGCCTTTTCCGGAGCTAATTTCAATGCAGCTACTTTAGCAGAAAAAGCGATCAGTGATGGTGCTTTGGCAGTAATTGTTGAAGATGACACTTTTGAAAATAAAGATCAAAATGTATTCTATGTTCCGTCAACTTTAGAGTTTCTGCAGAATCTTGCGATTCACCACAGAAATCAACTTAAGCTCCCGATTATAGGTCTTACAGGAAGTAATGGCAAAACGACAACGAAAGAACTGATTCATGCGGTATTGTCTCAAAAATATAATGTTCAGTACACGTATGGTAATTTAAATAACCATATTGGGGTTCCGCTTACCATCTTATCAATAAAGCCAGAACATGAAATGGCGGTTATCGAAATGGGCGCCAATCATCAGAGAGAAATTGAGTTGCTTTGTACTTTAGCTAAACCCAACTTAGGTTATATAACCAACTTCGGAAAAGCTCATTTAGAAGGTTTCGGTGGTTTTGAAGGGGTGATCAAAGGTAAATCTGAATTGTATAATTACCTCAAAAACAATCGCCAGACAATTTTGATTAATGAAAATGATCAGATTCAGGTGGAAAAAACGACTGATTATAATTCTAAAATTACTTTCGGAAAACGTACATCAGATTATTTTTTTGAAATTTTTTCAGATGAACATTTTGTAGGGCTAGATTATAAAAATATGAAAGCATTATCTCAGCTTACAGGAGATTATAATTTTACGAATCTTTGTGCTGCCGCGAGCCTCGGACTTCATTTCGATGTAGATTTTAATCAAATAAAAGAAGCAATACAAAATTATACGCCCACTAATATGCGTTCGCAGATTGTAAAAAAAGAAGGTAGAACTTTAGTTTTGGATACCTACAATGCAAACCCAAGTTCGATGACGGCTTCTCTGTATAATTTTATTACATTTGAAGGAACGAAAACTATTGTTATCGGTGATATGCTGGAGTTGGGGGACGACAGTGTTGCGGAACATCAGAACATTCTGAAAACTGCCCACGATTTAGGTTTTAATGAAATTATTACCGTGGGAAAACACTTTAAGACAGTAAATGATTCATCAAAATCCTTTGAAAATACTGCTGAGTTGATCCAATACCTTAGTTCAAACAAAATTCAGTCAGAAAATGTTTTGTTGAAGGCTTCAAGAGGAATTTCTCTAGAAAAAGCAATTGATTTTATTTAG
- a CDS encoding NUDIX hydrolase — protein MYKVFVNEKKLLLSKQSEALEKTLKYDSFTTLEIALDLLQNTSVKELNVYGEEIDEIWEEFKKLFRIIEAAGGIVNRPDGDILFIKRLGKWDLPKGKMEKGESREESAVREIEEETNLRNVELLDFINTTYHIYVERNGDKVLKYTHWFEMNFDGEDTSRPQLEEGITEVAWKNTAQIESEVFPSTFKNIKLIIKEFWETKSK, from the coding sequence ATGTATAAAGTTTTTGTGAACGAAAAAAAATTATTACTGTCTAAGCAGTCTGAAGCCTTAGAAAAAACTCTGAAATATGACAGTTTCACAACTTTAGAGATTGCACTTGATCTCCTTCAAAACACTTCGGTAAAAGAGCTGAATGTTTACGGAGAAGAGATTGATGAGATTTGGGAAGAATTTAAAAAACTTTTCAGAATTATTGAAGCAGCAGGTGGTATCGTCAACAGACCCGACGGAGATATTCTTTTCATTAAAAGACTAGGAAAATGGGATTTGCCGAAGGGTAAAATGGAAAAGGGTGAATCTCGCGAGGAATCTGCCGTAAGAGAAATCGAAGAGGAAACAAACTTAAGAAATGTTGAACTTTTAGATTTCATCAATACGACTTACCACATTTACGTCGAAAGAAATGGTGATAAGGTGCTGAAATACACGCATTGGTTTGAAATGAATTTTGATGGTGAAGATACCTCCAGACCACAACTGGAAGAAGGTATCACAGAGGTCGCATGGAAAAATACCGCGCAAATCGAAAGTGAAGTTTTTCCGAGTACTTTTAAAAACATCAAACTGATTATCAAAGAATTTTGGGAGACGAAATCTAAATAA